The following proteins come from a genomic window of Caloenas nicobarica isolate bCalNic1 chromosome 24, bCalNic1.hap1, whole genome shotgun sequence:
- the ORMDL3 gene encoding ORM1-like protein 3 has protein sequence MNVGTAHSEVNPNTRVMNSRGIWLSYILGIGLLHVVLLSIPFFSVPVVWTLTNIIHNMSMYIFLHTVKGTPFETPDQGKARLLTHWEQMDYGVQFTASRKFLTIMPIVLYFLTSFYTKYDRIHFVINTISLMSVLIPKLPQFHGVRIFGINKY, from the exons ATGAACGTGGGAACAGCGCACAGCGAGGTGAACCCCAACACCCGCGTCATGAACAGCCGCGGCATTTGGTTGTCCTACATCCTCGGCATCGGCCTGCTGCACGTCGTGCTCCTGAGCATCCCCTTCTTCAGCGTCCCTGTGGTTTGGACTCTCACCAACATCATTCACAACATG AGCATGTACATCTTCCTACACACCGTGAAGGGAACTCCTTTTGAGACTCCGGACCAGGGGAAGGCCCGGCTGCTGACGCACTGGGAGCAGATGGACTACGGCGTGCAGTTCACGGCGTCGCGCAAGTTCCTGACCATCATGCCCATCGTCCT GTATTTTCTAACCAGCTTTTACACCAAGTATGACCGGATACACTTCGTAATCAACACTATCTCCCTTATGAGCGTCCTGATCCCCAAACTGCCTCAGTTTCACGGAGTCCGGATCTTTGGGATCAACAAGTACTGA
- the LRRC3C gene encoding leucine-rich repeat-containing protein 3C: protein MPAAERVLLRSVTMWLLLQSILLLASCLRSAAAFPVGCYPSEEEGLKTFRCSNARLTEVPRDIPNDTNKLYLDSNRIPFLPRDAFRDLPLLLELDLSHNAIASVESGAFRGLAEHLHSLDLSSNRLVSVSKDAFSNLKAKVNLSNNPWLCDCRLQELIRTVDLAAGSSAGIVCDSSAQEEHVGKAFLQVIADTDFCNMYKKTTDIAMLVTMFGWFAMVISYLVYYVRQNQEDARRHLEYLKSLPSKQRRSEESSTISTVV from the coding sequence ATGCCTGCAGCAGAGCGGGTCCTCCTCCGCTCGGTGACCAtgtggctgctcctgcagagcaTCCTCCTCCTGGCCTCCTGCCTCCGCTCAGCTGCTGCGTTCCCCGTGGGCTGCTACCCCTCGGAAGAGGAGGGGCTGAAGACTTTCCGCTGCAGCAACGCTCGGCTGACTGAGGTCCCCAGGGACATTCCAAATGACACCAACAAGCTCTACCTGGACTCCAACCGAATCCCCTTCCTGCCCCGCGACGCCTTCCGGGACCTGCCgctcctgctggagctggatcTGTCCCACAATGCCATCGCCAGCGTCGAGAGCGGGGCGTTCCGGGGCCTGGCAGAGCACCTGCACTCCCTGGACCTGTCTTCTAACAGGCTGGTGTCGGTCAGCAAAGACGCCTTCAGTAATCTGAAGGCCAAGGTCAACCTCTCCAACAACCCCTGGCTGTGTGACTGTCGGCTGCAGGAGTTGATCCGCACAGTGGATCTTGCCGCCGGCTCCTCGGCCGGCATTGTCTGCGACTCCTCGGCACAGGAGGAGCACGTTGGCAAAGCTTTCCTGCAGGTGATCGCCGACACGGACTTCTGCAACATGTACAAAAAGACCACGGACATCGCCATGCTGGTCACCATGTTCGGCTGGTTCGCCATGGTGATCTCCTACCTGGTCTACTACGTGCGGCAGAACCAGGAGGACGCCCGGCGGCACCTGGAGTACCTCAAGTCCCTGCCCAGCAAACAGCGGCGATCGGAGGAGTCGTCCACCATCAGCACCGTGGTGTGA
- the ZPBP2 gene encoding zona pellucida-binding protein 2 has translation MATARGGGRPRCPPAGLLGVVAAALGVLTGVTASHKEEKHSIDLIENNYVYGNTKREVDVYVKMFTNSPLLVCMDSARSSEELIDPNYFWIGPDGTNLEGRMYVNLTETGKLMVMGFKEFMSGAYTCTLSHKIIETTTQEEREVFEEYKFMVYAYREADHAYQVFVRFTTKECNLAANSQFFEELRKILNNIISDLTCHIVASSYKCHSVKIPKQGLLYELFVSFQVSPFAPGWEEVCRQVPYDCEDATNMKVEEAKDRIGAFFSKQTYALRHNFHTVPAIHYVDNSFSVTHIDSCRPGFGKNDFTHKNCASCCVVCEPGTYSPNNEVTCQICSRPQVQIYGATAC, from the exons ATGGCCacggcccggggcggcgggcggccgcgCTGTCCCCCGGCGGGGCTCCTGGGGGTGGTGGCGGCTGCCTTGGGTGTCCTGACAGGAG TGACAGCTTCACATAAGGAAGAGAAACATTCTATtgatttaattgaaaataattatgtttATGGCAACACTAAACGTGAAG TGGATGTGTATGTTAAGATGTTTACAAACAGCCCACTTCTAGTATGCATGGATTCGGCTCGTTCTAGCGAAGAGTTGATAGATCCCAACTATTTTTGGATTGGTCCAGATGGAACAAATTTAGAAG GGCGAATGTATGTGAATCTTACAGAAACAGGAAAGCTGATGGTGATGGGTTTTAAGGAGTTTATGTCCGGAGCCTACACTTGCACTCTTTCTCACAAAATCATCGAAACTACAAcacaagaagaaagagaagtgtTTGAGGAATATAAATTCATGGTATATG catacagGGAAGCCGACCATGCATATCAGGTATTTGTTCGCTTTACTACAAAAGAATGCAACCTAGCAGCTAACAGCCAATTCTTTGAGGAGCTAAGGAAGATCTTAAATAACATCATCTCTGATCTGACATGTCACATCGTAGCATCATCCTACAAATGCCACTCTGTCAAGATACCAAAACAAGGCCTCCTGTATGAGCTATTTGTTAGTTTTCAAG TAAGTCCTTTTGCACCAGGATGGGAAGAAGTTTGCCGCCAGGTTCCTTATGATTGTGAAGATGCGACAAACATGAAAGTTGAAGAG GCAAAAGATCGAATTGGAGCATTTTTCAGTAAGCAGACATATGCTTTGAGGCACAATTTTCACACCGTTCCTGCAATACACTATGTGGACAACAGTTTCTCGGTTACTCACATTGACAGTTGTCGACCAGGTTTTGGGAAGAACGATTTCACCCACAAGAACTGCGCGAGCTGCTGCG TGGTTTGTGAGCCTGGAACTTACAGTCCTAACAACGAAGTGACCTGCCAGATTTGTTCAAGGCCTCAAGTCCAAATATATGGAGCAACAGCTTGCTAA